The following coding sequences are from one Acidimicrobiales bacterium window:
- a CDS encoding adenylate/guanylate cyclase domain-containing protein produces the protein MAEADDPLWQAAAARGITRAEFDAAYHRHGVGGVVALVGERIALPGPRRWTPEEVWDLAGVEPELALRLWQAMGFASVPEGTRFFTDADVEAVSIAATLVRNGLVKPEVAVQQTRVMSRAMRGIAAAHEDLVISGLDAMFDGADEPMVAADMIAAMGAQALAIDRLLVYLYHRHLAVEAERQSLSLETGEVGSDVVVGFSDLVGFTALSQELSEHELAVLIEDFGAAATNAIGEAGGQVVKMIGDEVMFSTTDHRAAVAAAVELSDVIRKLHDDLMVRSGLALGPVLRHEGDLFGPTVNLASRLTALARPGSVLVNEALAEELAEDDTLQQRALRPRNLKGIGRVRAFAVLPA, from the coding sequence ATGGCTGAAGCCGACGATCCCCTGTGGCAGGCCGCGGCCGCACGAGGCATCACCCGCGCCGAGTTCGACGCCGCGTACCACCGGCACGGCGTCGGCGGCGTGGTGGCGCTGGTCGGTGAGCGGATCGCGCTGCCGGGTCCCCGTCGCTGGACGCCCGAAGAGGTGTGGGACCTCGCCGGGGTGGAGCCGGAGCTGGCACTGCGGCTGTGGCAGGCCATGGGATTCGCATCGGTTCCCGAGGGCACCCGCTTCTTCACCGATGCCGACGTGGAGGCCGTGTCCATCGCGGCGACCTTGGTGCGCAACGGGCTGGTGAAGCCCGAAGTGGCCGTCCAGCAGACGCGGGTGATGAGCCGCGCCATGCGAGGCATCGCCGCGGCCCACGAGGACCTTGTGATCAGCGGCCTCGACGCGATGTTCGACGGCGCCGACGAGCCCATGGTGGCGGCCGACATGATCGCCGCGATGGGCGCGCAGGCACTCGCCATCGACCGGCTCCTCGTGTACCTGTACCACCGCCACCTCGCCGTCGAGGCGGAGCGCCAGAGCCTGTCGCTCGAGACGGGCGAGGTCGGCTCCGATGTGGTGGTCGGCTTCTCCGACCTCGTTGGGTTCACCGCGCTCAGCCAGGAGTTGAGCGAGCACGAGCTCGCCGTCCTGATCGAGGACTTCGGCGCCGCCGCCACCAACGCCATCGGCGAGGCGGGAGGCCAAGTGGTGAAGATGATCGGCGACGAGGTGATGTTCTCGACGACGGACCACCGGGCCGCGGTCGCGGCAGCGGTGGAGCTCAGCGACGTGATCCGCAAGCTGCACGACGATCTCATGGTCCGCAGTGGGTTGGCGCTCGGCCCGGTGCTGCGCCACGAGGGCGATTTGTTCGGGCCCACCGTCAACCTCGCGAGTCGCCTCACGGCCTTGGCGCGGCCCGGCAGCGTCCTCGTGAACGAAGCGCTGGCCGAGGAGCTGGCCGAGGACGACACGTTGCAGCAGCGGGCGTTGCGCCCCCGCAACCTGAAGGGGATCGGCCGGGTCCGGGCGTTCGCGGTCCTGCCCGCCTGA
- a CDS encoding acyl-CoA desaturase, which produces MQKAIARPADERVNFATSIPMIACHFVPLLAIFTGVTTKAVILCVALYFGRMFFITAGYHRYFAHRSYKTNRVFQFILAAGGATAAQKGPLWWAGHHRDHHRFSDTERDIHSPQKGFWWSHMGWILCDKYNTVDYEAKIKDFHQYPEIRWVEKHNGWFPIGLAVLCTLIAGWSGLLIGFFLSTVLLWHGTFTVNSLNHVFGRRRYATTDTSRNSAILALWTMGEGWHNNHHYYAASARQGFFWWEYDISYYVLKALSLVGVVSDLKTPPRWARDAARVRDGQLDIGMFRAHWQRATAAFSAATSHASDKLSSAKAALADRLGGESPAASPATATEATPLEGVAGVSLATEALSADTPAEQDARSRREQMEEVVRAHRAALEESIETTLRHAEALSRATKLHQRELRLAAAES; this is translated from the coding sequence GTGCAAAAGGCAATCGCCCGCCCGGCCGACGAGCGAGTGAACTTCGCGACCTCGATTCCGATGATCGCCTGCCACTTCGTGCCGCTGCTGGCGATCTTCACCGGGGTCACCACCAAGGCCGTGATCTTGTGCGTCGCGCTCTACTTCGGGCGCATGTTCTTCATCACCGCCGGCTACCACCGCTACTTCGCCCACCGGAGCTACAAGACCAACCGGGTCTTCCAGTTCATCCTCGCCGCCGGTGGCGCAACGGCCGCGCAGAAGGGGCCGCTGTGGTGGGCCGGCCACCACCGCGACCACCACCGCTTCAGCGACACCGAGCGCGACATCCACTCACCCCAGAAGGGCTTCTGGTGGAGTCACATGGGGTGGATCCTGTGCGACAAGTACAACACCGTCGACTACGAAGCCAAGATCAAGGACTTCCACCAATACCCGGAGATCCGCTGGGTCGAGAAGCACAACGGCTGGTTCCCGATCGGCCTCGCAGTGCTGTGCACGCTGATCGCCGGATGGTCCGGGCTGCTCATCGGCTTCTTCCTCTCCACCGTGCTGCTGTGGCACGGCACGTTCACCGTGAACTCCCTGAACCACGTGTTCGGTCGGCGCCGGTACGCGACCACGGACACGAGCCGCAACTCGGCGATCCTCGCCCTGTGGACCATGGGCGAGGGCTGGCACAACAACCACCACTACTACGCCGCGTCGGCTCGCCAAGGCTTCTTCTGGTGGGAGTACGACATCAGCTACTACGTGCTGAAGGCGCTCAGCCTCGTCGGCGTGGTCTCCGACTTGAAGACCCCGCCGCGCTGGGCGCGTGACGCCGCAAGGGTGCGCGACGGCCAGCTCGACATCGGCATGTTCCGGGCTCACTGGCAGCGGGCCACGGCCGCGTTCTCTGCGGCGACTTCCCACGCCAGCGACAAGTTGTCGTCGGCCAAGGCAGCCCTCGCCGACCGGCTCGGCGGCGAGTCGCCGGCGGCGTCGCCGGCCACCGCCACCGAGGCCACGCCGCTCGAGGGTGTGGCGGGCGTGTCCCTTGCGACCGAAGCGCTCAGCGCAGACACTCCGGCCGAGCAAGATGCCCGCTCGCGGCGAGAGCAGATGGAAGAAGTCGTCCGGGCGCACCGGGCGGCACTCGAGGAGAGCATCGAGACCACGCTGCGCCACGCCGAGGCGCTGTCGAGGGCCACGAAGCTGCACCAACGTGAGCTGAGACTCGCCGCCGCGGAGAGCTGA
- a CDS encoding CarD family transcriptional regulator, which yields MAFNVGDRVVYPHHGAAIIKKKEKRDAFGEVREYLVLEMVHGELTLSVPTDKAEEVGMRPPISRSDVEDLFRLIGKRDVREPSNWSRRFKNHQEKMKSGDVYQVAEVVRNLALREKGKGLSTAEKSMLERARSILVSELSFALDVSEDDALEQLNAGLD from the coding sequence TTGGCGTTCAACGTCGGTGACCGAGTCGTGTACCCACATCACGGCGCCGCGATCATCAAGAAGAAAGAGAAGCGCGACGCCTTCGGCGAGGTCCGTGAATACCTCGTGCTCGAGATGGTGCACGGCGAGCTCACGCTGTCGGTGCCAACCGACAAGGCCGAAGAGGTCGGTATGCGCCCGCCGATCAGCCGCTCCGACGTCGAGGACCTCTTCCGCCTGATCGGCAAGCGCGACGTGCGCGAGCCGTCGAACTGGAGCAGACGCTTCAAGAACCACCAGGAGAAGATGAAGTCCGGCGACGTCTACCAGGTCGCCGAAGTGGTCCGGAACCTCGCCCTCCGTGAGAAGGGGAAGGGGCTCTCGACCGCGGAAAAGTCGATGCTGGAGCGCGCTCGCAGCATCTTGGTCTCAGAGCTCAGCTTTGCACTCGACGTGTCCGAGGACGACGCCTTGGAGCAGCTGAACGCCGGGCTCGACTGA
- a CDS encoding carbonic anhydrase yields the protein MFDDLIDANEKYAATFTEHDLTGKAARHLAVVTCIDSRIDPLGIFGLVPGDAKIIRSAGARVTDDVLRNLVLSVNLLDVDRVVLMPHTDCAMGRTNAAIVQAVSEASGRDASAWDFRPIEDPDETLRADLARIRSCDLISDRTELVGWRYDVHTGLVAQVVDHVDG from the coding sequence ATGTTCGACGATCTGATCGATGCCAACGAGAAGTACGCCGCCACCTTCACCGAGCACGACTTGACCGGAAAGGCGGCGCGCCACCTGGCGGTGGTGACGTGCATCGACAGCCGAATCGACCCGCTCGGGATCTTCGGGCTGGTGCCCGGCGACGCCAAGATCATCCGATCCGCGGGCGCCCGCGTGACCGACGACGTGCTTCGGAACCTCGTGCTCAGCGTCAACTTGCTCGACGTCGATCGTGTGGTGCTCATGCCACACACCGACTGCGCGATGGGTCGCACCAACGCGGCGATCGTCCAGGCGGTCAGCGAGGCGTCCGGCCGCGACGCGTCGGCGTGGGACTTCCGGCCGATCGAGGATCCCGACGAGACGCTGCGCGCCGACCTCGCGCGGATCCGCTCGTGTGACCTGATCAGCGACCGCACCGAGCTGGTCGGATGGCGTTATGACGTCCATACCGGCCTGGTCGCCCAAGTCGTCGACCACGTCGACGGCTGA
- a CDS encoding crotonase/enoyl-CoA hydratase family protein encodes MDFTDIAYSVADGVATIELNRPDKLNAGTPAMVVELVKAFDLTDADDEVRAVIVTGRGRAFCAGADLSSGGATFDYESRDDADASSWGGRDLLPDDADEESRRMARHRDGAGLVTLRIFNSLKPVIGAINGPAVGMGATMPLSMDIRMASETARFGFVFAQRGIVPEGASTWFLPRVVGISQAAEWLYSGRVFDAAEALAGGLVRSVHAPEDLLPSARELAAQFVAAAPVSVALTRRMLWRMQGASHPMEAHRVDSRGVLATGRLADATEGVMSFLEKRPPEFRMKVSEDLPDVFPDWQEPRFH; translated from the coding sequence ATGGACTTCACCGACATCGCCTACTCGGTGGCTGACGGCGTCGCCACCATCGAGCTGAACCGCCCCGACAAGCTCAACGCGGGGACGCCCGCCATGGTGGTCGAGCTCGTCAAGGCGTTCGACCTCACCGACGCCGACGACGAGGTGCGGGCGGTGATCGTCACCGGGCGGGGCCGCGCCTTTTGCGCCGGGGCCGACTTGTCGAGCGGAGGTGCGACGTTCGACTACGAGTCGCGCGACGACGCCGATGCCTCGTCGTGGGGTGGCCGCGACCTCCTGCCCGATGACGCCGATGAAGAATCGCGTCGCATGGCCCGCCACCGCGACGGCGCGGGCCTCGTCACGCTGCGGATCTTCAACAGCTTGAAGCCGGTGATCGGCGCGATCAACGGGCCGGCGGTCGGCATGGGCGCCACCATGCCGCTGTCGATGGACATCCGCATGGCTTCGGAGACGGCGAGGTTCGGCTTCGTGTTCGCCCAGCGGGGGATCGTGCCCGAAGGCGCCTCGACGTGGTTCTTGCCGCGCGTGGTGGGCATCAGCCAGGCGGCGGAGTGGCTGTACTCCGGCCGCGTGTTCGATGCAGCGGAAGCGCTGGCGGGGGGCCTCGTGCGTAGCGTCCACGCGCCGGAGGATCTGTTGCCGTCGGCGCGGGAGCTGGCTGCACAGTTCGTCGCCGCGGCCCCGGTGTCGGTGGCGCTCACCCGGCGCATGTTGTGGCGCATGCAAGGTGCGTCGCACCCGATGGAGGCTCACCGTGTCGACTCCCGAGGGGTGCTCGCCACGGGTCGGCTGGCTGATGCCACAGAAGGTGTCATGTCCTTCCTCGAGAAGCGACCACCGGAATTCCGGATGAAGGTGTCCGAGGACCTGCCCGACGTGTTCCCCGACTGGCAGGAGCCGCGCTTCCACTGA
- a CDS encoding permease-like cell division protein FtsX → MALKVDYVARETLTNLKRNLTLTVASILTVAVSLALVGSAFVVQKAVAHSTKRWKGDVQFIVFMKADASQAQIDAVGRQLNANPKVAKVTYFDKKQAYAEYKDLFRNDPVFIDVITEKDVPTSYRVKPKGLQADAIQAMGNSYANAPGVYKVTFALDAVKTVERVSGVLSSVILGTAVFLLLAASMLILNTIRMAMFARRREIEVMKLVGATNWFIRVPFMVEGLIQGLLGAVPAIISVITLHLLLDNASRDSSSNNIFTGLVVTGGQTTGICFLLAVIGAAVGAVGSLVAVTRFLDV, encoded by the coding sequence ATGGCCCTGAAAGTCGACTACGTCGCACGCGAGACGCTCACCAACCTGAAGCGCAACCTCACGCTGACGGTGGCGTCCATCCTCACGGTCGCCGTCTCGCTGGCGCTCGTGGGCTCGGCGTTCGTGGTGCAAAAGGCGGTCGCGCACTCGACCAAGCGTTGGAAGGGCGACGTCCAGTTCATCGTCTTCATGAAGGCCGACGCGTCGCAGGCCCAGATCGACGCAGTGGGCCGCCAGCTCAACGCGAACCCCAAAGTCGCCAAAGTCACGTACTTCGACAAGAAGCAGGCCTACGCCGAGTACAAGGACCTGTTCCGCAACGACCCCGTGTTCATCGACGTGATCACCGAAAAGGACGTGCCCACGTCGTACCGGGTGAAGCCCAAGGGCCTCCAAGCCGACGCCATCCAGGCGATGGGCAACTCCTATGCCAACGCACCCGGCGTGTACAAGGTCACGTTCGCGCTCGACGCGGTGAAGACCGTCGAGCGGGTCTCGGGCGTGCTGTCGAGCGTCATCCTCGGCACCGCGGTGTTCTTGTTGCTCGCCGCGTCGATGTTGATCTTGAACACGATCCGCATGGCCATGTTCGCCCGTCGGCGCGAGATCGAGGTCATGAAGCTGGTCGGCGCCACGAACTGGTTCATCCGGGTGCCGTTCATGGTCGAGGGTCTGATCCAGGGGCTACTGGGCGCGGTCCCGGCCATCATCTCGGTGATCACGTTGCACTTGTTGCTCGACAACGCGTCGCGCGACAGCTCATCGAACAACATCTTCACCGGGCTCGTCGTCACCGGTGGTCAGACCACGGGGATCTGCTTCCTGTTGGCAGTGATCGGTGCCGCCGTGGGCGCGGTCGGGTCGTTGGTCGCCGTCACGCGCTTCCTCGACGTCTGA
- the ftsE gene encoding cell division ATP-binding protein FtsE: MITLENVTKTYKGNVVALRGASCEIQKGEFVFLVGPSGSGKSTLLRLLTKEDSPNEGRVFVAGKDIDELSSWKVPFLRRNIGFVFQDFKLLSNKTVYENVAFALEVIGRPKHVIRTQVPAILELVGLAKKMGNLPHELSGGEQQRACIARAFVNRPLILLADEPTGNLDPATSVGIMRLLDRINLTGTTVVMATHDRAIVDSMRRRVIELDRGSIIRDQARGVYE, from the coding sequence ATGATCACGCTCGAAAACGTCACCAAGACCTACAAGGGCAACGTCGTCGCGCTGCGCGGCGCCAGCTGCGAGATCCAAAAGGGCGAGTTTGTCTTCCTGGTCGGCCCGTCCGGCTCCGGCAAGTCCACCTTGTTGCGCCTGCTGACCAAGGAGGACTCGCCCAACGAGGGCCGGGTCTTCGTGGCCGGCAAGGACATCGACGAGCTGTCGAGCTGGAAAGTGCCGTTCCTGCGGCGCAACATCGGGTTCGTCTTCCAGGACTTCAAGCTCCTCAGCAACAAGACCGTGTACGAGAACGTCGCGTTCGCCCTCGAGGTGATCGGTCGCCCCAAGCACGTGATCCGCACGCAGGTGCCGGCCATCTTGGAACTGGTCGGTCTGGCCAAGAAGATGGGCAACTTGCCGCACGAGCTGTCCGGTGGTGAGCAGCAGCGGGCGTGCATCGCGCGGGCGTTCGTCAACCGGCCGCTGATCCTGCTGGCCGACGAGCCCACCGGCAACCTCGACCCGGCCACGTCCGTCGGCATCATGCGGCTGCTCGACCGGATCAACCTGACCGGCACCACCGTGGTCATGGCCACGCACGACCGTGCAATCGTCGACTCGATGCGTCGCCGGGTGATCGAGCTCGACCGCGGGTCGATCATCCGCGACCAGGCACGCGGTGTCTACGAGTAG
- the prfB gene encoding peptide chain release factor 2 codes for MRDFTDDLAHLRRRLDEAATYLRVDELRRERPELETEASRPDLWDDPDKARKVTGDLAAVVDDLGRYDGLAGKLDDADTLFELAREEGDESPAVEIEDTVAALARSFDELELRSLFAGEHDELDAICEVHSGEGGTDAQDWANMLLRMYLRWCEAKGFDVELDEVTAGTEAGISSATFIVKGRYAYGYLQAERGVHRLVRISPFNAQGKRQTAFAAMQVTPMIDEAESDIEIDPKELRIDVFRSSGAGGQHVNVTDSAVRITHLPTGIVTSCQNERSQHQNKDRAMQILKAKLAELERQKRADELASIVGDQQRVGFGSQIRSYVLQPYQMVKDLRTDHESGNPQTVLDGDLDPFIEAWLRWRRAQDPAGA; via the coding sequence ATGCGCGACTTCACCGACGACCTGGCCCACTTGCGGCGCCGGCTGGACGAAGCGGCCACCTACCTCCGGGTCGACGAGCTGCGCCGGGAGCGTCCCGAGCTCGAGACCGAGGCCTCGCGCCCCGACTTGTGGGACGACCCCGACAAGGCCCGCAAGGTGACCGGCGACCTGGCTGCGGTGGTCGACGACCTCGGGCGCTACGACGGGCTCGCCGGGAAGCTCGATGACGCCGACACGTTGTTCGAGCTGGCCCGTGAGGAAGGCGACGAGTCGCCCGCAGTCGAGATCGAGGACACGGTCGCGGCGTTGGCCCGATCCTTCGACGAGCTGGAGCTGCGGTCGCTGTTCGCGGGGGAGCACGACGAGCTCGACGCGATCTGTGAAGTGCACTCCGGCGAAGGCGGCACCGACGCGCAGGACTGGGCGAACATGTTGCTCCGCATGTACTTGCGCTGGTGCGAGGCCAAAGGCTTCGACGTCGAGCTCGACGAGGTCACGGCCGGCACCGAGGCCGGCATCTCGTCGGCCACCTTCATCGTCAAAGGCCGCTACGCGTACGGCTACCTGCAGGCGGAGCGCGGCGTGCATCGGCTCGTGCGCATCAGCCCGTTCAACGCGCAGGGCAAGCGCCAGACCGCGTTCGCCGCGATGCAGGTCACGCCGATGATCGACGAGGCCGAATCGGACATCGAGATCGACCCCAAGGAGCTGCGCATCGACGTGTTCCGCTCGTCGGGTGCCGGTGGCCAGCACGTGAACGTGACCGACTCGGCGGTGCGGATCACCCACCTGCCGACCGGCATCGTCACGAGCTGCCAGAACGAGCGCAGTCAGCACCAGAACAAGGACCGGGCGATGCAGATCCTGAAGGCGAAGCTGGCCGAGCTCGAACGCCAAAAGCGCGCCGACGAGCTGGCGTCGATCGTCGGTGACCAGCAGCGCGTCGGGTTCGGCAGCCAGATCCGGTCGTATGTGCTGCAGCCGTACCAGATGGTGAAGGACCTGCGCACCGACCACGAGAGCGGGAACCCGCAGACCGTGCTCGACGGCGACCTCGACCCGTTCATCGAGGCATGGCTCCGGTGGCGTCGCGCACAGGACCCCGCTGGCGCATGA
- the secA gene encoding preprotein translocase subunit SecA encodes MAFLDRLLRAGEGKKVKRLAEIVPEINALEDDLVGLTDAELRAKTDEFRERLADGADLDDLLVEAFAVVREASKRVTGLRHFDVQMMGGAALHAGWVAEMKTGEGKTLVSTLPVYLNALAGKGVHVITVNDYLATRDAEAMGRIHRFLGLTIGLVIPTPDFDPDHKREQYACDITYGTNNEFGFDYLRDNMALSLEEKVQRGHAYAIVDEVDSILVDEARTPLIISGRVADAAKLYYKFASIVRGLKIDVDYDVDEEKRMVAPFDDGIEKVEQALGVDNLYDEVSQNLVHHLQAALKAKELYKRDKDYIIQHGEVKIVDEFTGRVLEGRRWSEGLHQAIEAKEGVKIKEENQTLATITLQNYFRLYEKLAGMTGTGTTEAAEFMGTYDMNVVPIPTNKPLIRKDQSDVIYRTEEAKFEAVVEDLVARHESGQPVLVGTISVEKSELLSRMLDKRGVPHEVLNAKQHTREGEIIAQGGRIGTVTVATNMAGRGVDILLGGNPEGLAHKETVAKGLDPEDGDEGERFYRERVDHFKELCQAEGEEIRELGGLYVLGTERHESRRIDNQLRGRSGRQGDPGESRFYLSLEDELMRLFATGAMNWVMGKAMPDDIPIEARMVSRAIERAQNTVEQRNAETRKNVLEYDEVLNEQRNVIYKRRDQILEGEDLRDEAVAALADAVDSLIRTHCVADVPEEWDLESLTNEIQTFWPSEITEDELRACHTTDELYEMLVSEATGHYESREEQFGEEAMREIERQVMLRIIDQRWREHLYEMDYLQEGIHLRSLGQKDPLVEWKREGFSAFTELMHTVSQDFVRYMMHVEVIVEQEPAPRQQMQYSAPEDPSASGGSAAMTAAARAALADGGGDGAGGDGSTVDVGDEPSQEPVVKSEWDKTGRNDPCPCGSGKKFKHCHGA; translated from the coding sequence ATGGCATTCCTGGATCGACTCCTCCGCGCGGGTGAAGGCAAGAAGGTCAAGCGCCTTGCCGAGATCGTTCCCGAGATCAACGCGCTCGAAGACGACCTCGTCGGACTGACCGACGCAGAGCTGCGCGCCAAGACCGACGAGTTCCGCGAGCGGCTCGCCGATGGTGCAGACCTCGACGACCTGCTGGTCGAGGCGTTCGCGGTGGTTCGGGAGGCCTCGAAGCGGGTCACCGGCCTCCGGCACTTCGACGTGCAGATGATGGGCGGCGCCGCCCTCCACGCCGGCTGGGTGGCGGAGATGAAGACCGGTGAGGGCAAGACCCTTGTGTCGACCCTGCCGGTGTACCTCAACGCGCTGGCCGGCAAGGGTGTCCACGTCATCACCGTGAACGACTACCTGGCCACCCGCGACGCCGAGGCCATGGGCCGCATCCACCGGTTCCTCGGGCTCACCATCGGCTTGGTGATCCCGACGCCGGACTTCGACCCCGACCACAAGCGCGAGCAGTACGCGTGCGACATCACGTACGGCACGAACAACGAGTTCGGTTTCGACTACCTCCGCGACAACATGGCGCTGTCGCTGGAGGAGAAGGTCCAGCGCGGCCACGCGTACGCGATCGTCGACGAAGTCGACTCGATCCTCGTCGACGAAGCGCGCACCCCGTTGATCATCTCCGGTCGCGTCGCCGACGCCGCCAAGCTCTATTACAAGTTCGCCAGCATCGTGCGTGGCCTCAAGATCGACGTCGATTACGACGTCGACGAGGAGAAGCGCATGGTCGCCCCGTTCGACGACGGCATCGAGAAGGTCGAACAGGCCCTCGGCGTAGACAACTTGTACGACGAGGTGTCGCAGAACCTGGTGCACCACCTGCAAGCCGCGTTGAAGGCCAAGGAGCTGTACAAGCGCGACAAGGACTACATCATCCAGCACGGCGAGGTGAAGATCGTCGACGAGTTCACTGGTCGCGTGCTCGAGGGTCGGCGTTGGTCCGAAGGCCTGCACCAGGCCATCGAGGCCAAAGAGGGCGTGAAGATCAAAGAGGAGAACCAGACCCTCGCCACGATCACGCTGCAGAACTACTTCCGCCTGTACGAAAAGTTGGCGGGGATGACCGGTACGGGCACCACTGAGGCCGCCGAGTTCATGGGCACGTACGACATGAACGTCGTGCCGATCCCCACGAACAAGCCGCTGATCCGCAAAGACCAGTCCGACGTCATCTACCGCACCGAGGAAGCGAAGTTCGAGGCCGTGGTCGAGGACCTCGTAGCGCGCCACGAGAGCGGCCAGCCGGTGCTGGTCGGCACCATCTCGGTCGAGAAGTCCGAGCTGCTGTCGCGGATGCTCGACAAGCGCGGCGTGCCCCACGAGGTGCTCAACGCGAAGCAGCACACGCGCGAGGGCGAGATCATCGCCCAGGGCGGCCGGATCGGCACCGTCACGGTGGCCACCAACATGGCCGGCCGCGGGGTCGACATCCTGCTCGGCGGCAACCCCGAGGGCCTGGCGCACAAAGAGACCGTGGCCAAAGGCCTCGACCCCGAAGACGGCGATGAAGGCGAGCGCTTCTACCGTGAGCGCGTCGACCACTTCAAGGAGCTCTGCCAGGCCGAGGGCGAGGAGATCCGCGAGCTCGGTGGCCTGTACGTGCTCGGCACCGAGCGCCACGAGAGCCGCCGGATCGACAACCAGCTGCGTGGCCGGTCGGGCCGCCAGGGCGATCCCGGCGAGAGCCGCTTCTACCTCTCACTCGAAGACGAGCTCATGCGCCTGTTCGCCACGGGCGCCATGAACTGGGTGATGGGCAAGGCGATGCCCGACGACATCCCGATCGAGGCCCGGATGGTGTCGCGGGCCATCGAGCGCGCGCAGAACACGGTCGAGCAACGCAACGCCGAGACCCGCAAGAACGTGCTCGAGTACGACGAAGTCCTCAACGAGCAGCGCAACGTCATCTACAAGCGGCGCGACCAGATCCTCGAAGGCGAGGATCTGCGAGATGAAGCCGTCGCCGCGCTGGCGGACGCCGTCGACTCGCTGATCCGCACCCACTGCGTGGCCGACGTGCCCGAGGAGTGGGACCTCGAGAGCCTGACCAACGAGATCCAGACGTTCTGGCCGAGCGAGATCACCGAAGACGAGCTCCGGGCGTGTCACACCACCGACGAGTTGTACGAGATGTTGGTGAGCGAGGCCACCGGTCACTACGAAAGCCGCGAAGAGCAGTTTGGCGAAGAGGCCATGCGCGAGATCGAGCGGCAGGTCATGTTGCGCATCATCGATCAGCGCTGGCGCGAGCACCTGTACGAGATGGACTACCTGCAGGAGGGCATCCACCTGCGGAGCCTGGGCCAAAAGGACCCGCTCGTGGAGTGGAAGCGCGAGGGCTTCTCGGCCTTCACCGAGCTCATGCACACCGTGTCGCAGGACTTCGTCCGCTACATGATGCACGTCGAGGTCATCGTCGAGCAGGAGCCGGCACCACGCCAGCAGATGCAGTACTCGGCCCCCGAGGACCCCTCGGCGTCGGGCGGGAGCGCGGCCATGACCGCCGCGGCCCGCGCTGCGCTCGCCGACGGTGGCGGCGACGGGGCGGGTGGCGACGGCAGCACGGTCGACGTCGGCGACGAGCCGTCCCAAGAGCCGGTCGTGAAGTCGGAGTGGGACAAGACCGGCCGCAACGATCCGTGCCCTTGTGGGAGCGGCAAGAAGTTCAAGCACTGCCACGGCGCGTGA
- a CDS encoding response regulator transcription factor: protein MTSDEPDATAEADEDLSAVRVLICDDHALFRRGLRMVLESEDGIEVVGEADDGVEAAALAEQSAPDVVLMDVRMPGMSGIDATRRIAEVVPTAKIIMLTVSDEEEDLYEAIKAGAAGYLLKEISIEEVGHAVRSVSSGQSLISPSMAGKLLTEFTTLARQADTRPSVPTPTLTDRELEVLRLVAEGLSNKAVGQKLFISENTVKNHVRNILEKLHLHSRMEAVMYAVREKLLDIE from the coding sequence ATGACTTCGGATGAACCCGACGCCACGGCCGAGGCGGACGAGGATCTGTCAGCGGTGCGGGTGCTCATCTGCGACGACCACGCCCTCTTCCGGCGAGGTCTGCGGATGGTGCTCGAGAGCGAGGACGGCATCGAAGTGGTGGGCGAGGCCGACGACGGCGTGGAGGCCGCTGCCCTGGCCGAGCAGTCCGCGCCCGATGTGGTGCTCATGGACGTGCGGATGCCGGGCATGTCGGGCATCGACGCCACCCGGCGGATCGCGGAGGTCGTGCCGACGGCGAAGATCATCATGTTGACGGTCTCCGACGAGGAGGAAGACCTCTACGAGGCCATCAAGGCCGGTGCCGCCGGCTACCTGCTCAAGGAGATCTCGATCGAGGAGGTGGGTCACGCCGTGCGGTCGGTGTCGTCGGGCCAGAGCCTGATCTCGCCCTCGATGGCCGGCAAGCTGCTCACCGAGTTCACCACCTTGGCCCGTCAGGCCGACACCCGGCCGTCGGTGCCGACGCCCACGCTCACCGATCGCGAGCTCGAGGTGCTCCGGCTCGTCGCCGAAGGGTTGAGCAACAAGGCCGTGGGTCAGAAGCTGTTCATCTCGGAGAACACGGTCAAGAACCACGTCCGCAACATCTTGGAGAAGCTGCACCTGCACTCTCGGATGGAAGCCGTCATGTACGCCGTGCGGGAGAAGCTGCTCGACATCGAGTAG